CCGGAAGGAGGGAAGGCGGCGGATGAAGACGGTTCGCCTGACGATGGCCCAGGCGCTGCTAAAGTTTTTGAATAATCAATATGTTTCGATCGACGGGGAGGAGCGGAAATTTGTCCGCGGCGTGTTCGGCATCTTCGGCCACGGCAACGTGACGGGAATCGGGCAGGCACTTGAGGACGACCCCCATGGGCTGCCGTATTTCCAGGGAAAGAACGAGCAAGGCATGGCCCACGCGGCCATCGCCTATGCGAAGCAGAAAAACCGCCTGGAGATCTTTGCTTGCACGACGTCGATCGGACCTGGCGCGCTGAACATGGTGACGGCGGCAGCTGTGGCGACGGTCAACCGCATTCCCTTGTTGTTGCTTCCGGGCGACGTGTTCGCCTGCCGGCAGCCCGATCCCGTCCTGCAGCAAATCGAGGACCCGACCGACTACACCGTCACGGCCAACGACGCCTTCAAGCCGGTCAGCCGGTACTGGGACCGCATTGAACGGCCTGAACAGCTGATGACGGCTGCCCTGCATGCCATGCGCGTCCTGACCGATCCGGCGGAAACGGGGACGGTGACCCTGTGCCTGCCCCAGGACGTGCAGGCCGAGGCGTACGACTACCCCGTTTCCTTCTTCGACAAGCGCGTGCACGTCATCGAGCGCCGTCCGCTGACGGCCGCGGCACGGGAGCGCGCCGTAAACCTCATCCGCCGCAAGAAGCGGCCGATCCTCATCGCCGGCGGCGGGGTGCACTATTCGCTGGCCCTCAAGGAGCTGGCCGCCTTTGCCGAGGCGTTCCACATCCCCGTCGCCGAGACGCAGGCCGGCAAGAGCGCCCTGCCCCACGACCACCCGCTCAACGTCGGGGGCATCGGCGTAACGGGCTCGCGCGCGGCCAACCTCCTGGCCAAGGAGGCCGACCTCGTTATCGCCGTCGGCACGCGGCTCACCGACTTCACCACGTCGTCCAAATGGCTGTTCCAAAACCCTGACGTGGAGATCCTCAGCATCAACGTCAGCCCCTTCGACGCGGTGAAGCTTGATGCCACGCCGGCCGTGGCCGACGCAAAGGAGGCCCTCGCCGCCCTCACCGACGCGCTGCGGGCGGTTGGCTATCGATCCGGCTATGCGGAGGGCGAAATCCGGCGGCTGAAGGCGCAATGGGACGACGAGGTGGATCGCCTGTACGCGTGGGAGCACCCGGATGGGCTGACGCAGACGCGGGCCCTCGGGGTGATCAACGAGGCCCTTGATGAAGACGCGATCATCGTCGCCGCCGCCGGGGGGCTCCCGGGCGACTTGCACCGGCTGTGGCGATGCAGAAAGCCGAAGACGTACCACCTCGAATACGGCTTTTCGTGCATGGGCTACGAGGTGTGCGGCGCCCTCGGCGTGAAGATGGCCGAGCCGGATCGCGAGGTGTATGCCCTTGTCGGCGACGGCAGCTACCTGATGCTCCATTCCGAGCTGGTGACGAGCCTGCAGGAAGGGCTCAAAATCACCGTGCTCCTCTTTGACAACGGCGGGTACCAGTGCATCCACGGCCTGCAAAAGGCCCACGGCTCAAGGGGCTTTGGCAATGAGTTTCGCCTTCGTGATGCCGAAACGGGCCGCCTGACGGGCCCGTACCTGGCCATCGATTACGCCCAGCACGCGCGCGCCCTCGGGGCCAAGGCGTACACGGCGCGCACCACCGACGAGCTGCGTGAGGCGCTGGAACGGGCCAAGGGGGAGACGGTGTCGACGCTGATCCACATCCATGTGCTGCCGGAGACGGGCACCGGCGCCTATGAGGCGTGGTGGCGGGTCGGCGTGGCCGAGGCGTCGGACAATCCGCACGTGTGCGCGGCCCATGAGGCGATGCGGCGCCGTGTGGACGAGGCGCGCCGGTGGTGAGGCGAGGGGAGAGCAGAATGGCGGAAGCGGTTCCGTTCAAATGGGGCGTATCGCCGATCAACTGGGCCAACGAAGACCTGCCCGAGTTGGGCGATCGGTATACGGGCGAGGCCATTCTGCGCGACATGGCCCGGCTCGGTTTTCAGGGCACCGAATTCAGCCGGAAGTTTCCGCGCGACGCATCGCAGCTCAAGGCGCTGCTGGCGCGATACGGCCTGGTCCTCGCCTCGCAGTGGAAATGGGTGCGCTTTTGCGACCCGCAACGCCGGGAAGCAGAACTGGCCGCCTTGGCCGCGCACATCGCGTTTCTGGATGCGATGGGCTGCCGCCATGTGATTGTGTGCGAGGTGACCCGCTCGTTTCAGGATGCGGCCTACCGGGAGGCGCCCCGCGAGGCCCGGCAGCTTTCCGACGCGGAGTGGGCCCACCTCGTCGACGGCCTGCACGAAGCGGGGCGGCTGTGCCGGGCGCAGGGGATGCGCCTCGTTTATCATCACCACGCCGACACGGCGGTGGAGACGCCGGAGGCCATCGGCCGGCTTCTGGCGCACACCGACCCGGAACGGGTGAGCTTGCTCCTCGACACCGGGCACGCCGTCTACGGCGGCGGCGATCCCCTCGACCTCTTGCGCCGGTACGGTGACCGCATCGCGTATGTCCACTTCAAGGACGTGCGGCGGGCCGTCCTCGAGCGCGTTCGTGCCGACGGGCTGCCCTTCTTGGAAGCCGTGCGGCAGGGCGTGTTCACCGTGCCGGGCGACGGGTGCATCGACTTTGGCCCCATCGTTGCGGAGCTTTTGGCCCGCGGGTACGACGGATGGGTGATCGTCGAGGCGGAACAGGATCCGGAACAGGCGGACCCCTTCGTTTATGCGGAAAAGGCCCAAGCGTATTTGCGCGCCCTGCTGGCCGACGCACGGCGGTCGGCCGGCTGAGCGGGAACGCGAAAAGCGCATGACGAATCGAGAGGCCGACAGGTGAGGTGACGAAGGCATGGCGAAGCGGAAGCACCTGCCCGACTTGATCGTGAAAAGCCGCCCCACGCCGGATGAGACCGGTTGCGTCGTCAACGTGACGCCGGAGACGGCGGGATGGGCGTACGTCGGCTTTGCCGTGTACCGGCTGGCGGAAGGGCAGACCCTTCGCTACGATACGGCCGACCGCGAGGCGTGCCTCGTCTTCGTGGCGGGGCGGGCGGCGGTCCGCGCCGGCGATGCAGCGTGGCCGGAGGTGGGGGAGCGGATGAGCCCCTTTGACGGACCGCCCCACGCGGTGTACGTGCCGCCGCGGACGGCGGTGCACCTCGAAGCCCTGACCGACGTGGAAGTGGCCGTCTGCACCGCGCCCGGCCGGGGGACGCACCCGCCGCGCCGCATCGGGCCGGACGACGTGGCGGTGGAGGTGCGGGGGGAGGGCGTGACCGAGCGGCGCATCCACCACATCCTGCCCGAGACGGCGCCGGCCGACAGCCTGCTCGTCGTGGAGGTGCTCACGCCGGCCGGCCACTGGTCGAGCTGGCCCCCGCACAAGCACGACCGGCACGATCCTCCGCGCGAAACGGCGCTGGAAGAGACCTACTACTACAAGATCCGCCCACAGCAGGGGTTCGCCATCCAGCGCGTCTACACCGCCGACGGCGCGCTGGACGCAACGCTCACCGTCCGCGACGGCGAGACGGTGCTCGTTCCCTGCGGATATCATCCCGTCGCCGCGCCGCCCGGTTCCGACGTCTACTATTTGAACGTGATGGCCGGCCCGGTTCGCCAGTGGCGCATCCGGTTCGATCCGGATTACGAAGGCCTGCTGGAGGGGTCTATGCCGCGGGAGTGAGGGAGGACGTGATGGAGAGAAGACGATGAAACCGACGATCTACGACGTGGCACGCGAAGCGGGTGTGTCCATCGCCACGGTATCGAAAATTCTAAACGGAAAGGGAAAAATCAGCCCCTCGACCAGACGGCGGGTGCTCGAGGCGATCGAGCGGCTGGGCTACCAGCCGAACCTGCTTGCCTCGGCCTTGACCGGCAAGCGAACGCAAACCCTCGCGCTGCTCGTTCCCGATGTGGCCAACCCCTTTTTTGCCGAGGTGGCGCGCAGCGTGGAAGACCGCGGGCGAGCGCTCGGGTTTACGGTCATCCTGTGCAGCACGGACAACCAGGATGACCGCCTGGCGCGCTACCTCGCCGTCCTCAAGCAAAAGCGCGTCGATGGCCTCATCATCGGCACGGGAGTGGAAGATCTGCGCCTGTTGGCAGAGCTGAAGGAAGAGGGGCTCCCCTTTACCCTCATCGCGCGGGATCTGCCGTCCCTTCCCGTTACGAGCGTTCGAGTTGACGATTTTGTGGGCGGCTACCTCGCCGCGCAGCACCTCGTGGAACTGGGCCACCGGAAGATGGCCGTGCTCACCGAATCCCTGAAGGTGATGAGCAGCCGCGAACGGGTACGCGGCTTCCGGCAAGCGCTGGAAGAGGCCGGTGTGCCCTTCCCGGAAGAGGCGGTGTACACGTGCGCCGCCCGCGTGGACGACGGCCGGCGGAAAGCGCTTGCGGTGCTCGCCGCCGCCGATCCCCCGACGGCCATTTTCGCCGGCAATGACCTGATCGCCATCGGCGTGCTGCAGGCGGCCAAGGAAACGGGAATGGCCGTTCCCGACGACCTCTCCGTCGTCGGGTTTGACAACACGGTTTTGGCCACGATCTGCGATCCCCCGCTCACGACCGTCGCCCAACCCATCGAGGAAATGGGCAAGCAGGTGGTCGATTGGCTCGTGCGGGAACTCAATGGCGAGGCGGACGTGAAACAGCGCGTTATCCTCCGCCCGGAGCTGATCGTGCGCGCGTCAACGGCACCGCCGCGGAGGTGATGGATGTGTTCGGTTGCCGGTTCATCGGAAGGGGTTCGTTGCAGGAAAGCGCTTAACTCAATCGGGGGGTCTCCTATGCCAATCTTGCGCATGCAGAACATCCACAAGGCGTTTGCGGGGAACCCGGTGCTGCGAGGGGTCAATTTTGAGGTCAAGGCGGGTGAAGTGCATGCGTTGCTTGGGGAAAACGGTGCCGGCAAGTCGACGCTGATCAAAATCCTGACGGGGGTGTACCAGAAGGATGCGGGGGAAATCTGGTGGGAGGGTCGTGTCGTTGAAATCAACACCCCCGTAGACGCCATGCGCCTTGGCATTGCGACGATCTATCAGGAACTCAACTTGGTTCCCCACTTGACGGTGTACGAAAACCTTTTTCTTGGACAGGAAGTGCGGCGGACAAAACACCTGCCGTTTCTGAACAAGACGTATATGCGGCGCAGGGCGATCGAATGCCTTCGTCTGCTGGGACAACCGCTTGATCCCGACGCTCCCGTCTCCACATTGGGGATCGGCCAACAACAGCTCGTGGAAATTGCCAAGGCGCTGGTGCGGGATGCCAAACTGATCATCATGGACGAGCCGACGGCCAGCCTTTCGGAGGCTGAAGTGGAACAGCTCTTCACCACCATCGACGCGCTGCGCGCCAAGGGGGTGGCGTTTGTCTACATTTCGCACCGCCTGGAAGAAATTCGGCGAATTGGTGACCGGGTGACCATTCTTCGCGACGGGCAAACCCTCGCCACGCACGATGCCAAACGGGTACCGACGGATACGATCATTGAACAGATGGTTGGACGGAAACTTGAGGAAAAGTTTCCGAAGAAACGTTTCATCCGTGGTGCTGAAGGGCTGCGCGTGGAAAATCTCAAACGTAAAGGTGCCCAACATGCCGTTTCGTTTGTGGCGTATCAGGGGGAGATCCTTGGGATTGCCGGGTTGGTTGGAGCGGGGCGGACGGAACTGGCCCGCGCCATTTTCGGTGTCGATCCCGTGGAGAGCGGCAAGGTTTTCGTGTTTGGACAGGAAGTCCACATTCGTTCGCCCGCCGATGCGATTCGGGCCGGGATCGCCTTCATCACCGAAGACCGGAAGCGTGAAGGGCTGTTCCTGGATCAACCGTTACCGTTCAATGTAACCATTGCCAGCCTCCCGTCGTTCAAAAATCGCGTGCTGTTGTCGCGATCGAAAATCAAGGAGACGACGGAACGGTACATGCGCGAGTTGCGCGTCCGGCCGTTCAAGAGTGAGTTGTCCGCCCGAAAACTGAGTGGCGGGAATCAGCAGAAAATCGTCATCGCCAAGTGGTTGTGTACGAAGGCTAAGGTTTTTCTCTTTGACGAACCGACGCGGGGAATCGATGTTGGGGCAAAGGTGGAGGTGTACCACCTCATCAATGCGCTTGTCGATAACGGGGCCGTCGTGATCCTCATCTCATCAGAATTGCCCGAATTGTTGGGGATGTGCGACCGCATCTTGGTCATGCACGAGGGACGAATTGTGGCCGATCTGCCGCGGGAAGAGGCGACACAGGAAAAGATCATGAAAGCTGCGACGGGAGGGATGACGAGATGAGCGCGCTCCCGACAAACCCGGTTGTGGCGTCGGATATGCCGCCGCGTACCCGACGTCTGTCGAAGGAGGTGCTGCACAGTCTCGGCGCGTTATTGGGTTTGTTTCTCCTTTGCCTCGTGTTGACCTTGTTCTCGGACAAATTTCTCACCCTGGATAACCTGATGAACATTGCACGCCAGTCATCGGTTAACGCCTTGCTCGCGCTCGGCATGCTCCTGGCGATCCTGACGGCGCCTTCCCCATCCCTTTATCTCGACGCTGGGGACGATGAACATCGCGCGGGGACTTGCCCTGATCATCACGGGCGCGGCGCCCATCGCGGGGTTTCCGGAGGCCATTCAGTACGTAGGGCGCGAGTTTGTGGGCCCCGTGCCGGTCAGTTTCCTGCTGGTGTTGGCCATGTATGTCCTCTTCCATATCTTCCTCACCCGCACGGCCACCGGACGGTACATCTACGCCATCGGGAGCAACAAAGAAGCGGCACGGCTTTCGGGCATAAACGTTGATCGCGTGCTGGTGATCGTCTATACGTTAAGCGGTCTTTTGGCTGCGTTGGCGGGTCTCGTGCTCGTTGGGCGCGTCAATTCGGCCTATCCCTTGGCCGGTCTGGGGTATGAGCTGGACGCCATCGCGGCGGTGATTATCGGTGGAGCCAGCTTCTTCGGCGGCGTGGGTACCGTGTGGGGCACGCTCATCGGCGCCCTGATCATCGCCGTGCTGCGCAACGGGCTGAATCTCCTGAATGTGGCAGCCGATCTGCAAACCGTGGTCATCGGCGTGGTGATCATTGTCGCCGTCTATCTGGATGTCCTGCGGCAGCGCTCGCGGAAAAAGGCATAACACGGTTGCACGCGGCGCCGCGAAGTTTGGTGAAGGGAGGCCGGTTGAATGAAACGGGTGCTTTCCTTGTTGTTGGTTCTGGCGATGGCAGGGCTTGCGGGATGCAGCGGTTCGCCCACCGGAGGGGATACGGCTGGCGGCCCCAAGGAAGGCGGAGGCGACAAGCCGGAAATCGTCGTTGTGCTGAAGACGGTGAGCAGCCAATATTGGAAGTTTGTCGAGGCCGGGGCGAAAAAAGCGTTTGCCGATCTGGGCGTAAGCGGAAAGGTGATCGGACCGGCTTCAGAGGTGCAGGTCATGGAACAAGTGAACATGCTGGAAGATGTGCTCAGCCAAAACCCCGATGCGTTGGTGGTGGCGCCGACACAGCCGTCGACGGCCATCCCCGTGTTTGAGAAATACAAGGAAAAGGGCATCCCGGTAATCCTCATCGACACCGACGCCGGCTGGCCGGACCAGACGACGTTCATCGGCACAGACAACACCACCGCGGGAATGCAAGGCGGAAAGCTGCTCTCCTCCATGCTCCAACCGGGGGACAAGGTGGCGCTGATTTCCGGGGCATTGGGGAACCCGGCCACCGACGCGCGCATCAAGGGGGCCAAAGAGGTGCTGGAGAAGGCGGGCATGGTGGTGGTGGCCGAGCAGCCGGCCGATAGCGACAAGGCCAAGGCGATGGCGGTGATGGAAAACATTCTGCAGACGACGCCCGACGTCAAAGGCGTATTCTGCGCCAACGACGACATGGCCCTTGGCGCACTGCGCGCCATTGAAGCCAAGGGGCTGAAGATCCCCGTCATCGGGACGGACGGGACGATCGAGGCGGTGGAAGCGATTCTCGCCGGGTCGCTCGCCGGCACCGTCGCACAGCGCCCCTTTGATATGGGGTACAAAGGCGTGGAAGCGGCACTCAAGGTGGTGAAGGGGGAAACGATTCCCAAGCGGGTGACCGTTGGCGTCGACCTCATCACCCGGGAAAACGCCAAGGAAAAGTTAGAATTCTTGAAACAGATCGAAAAATGACGGGAGATTACGCGTGCGCGTGTCGGGTTTAACGTAAAAGGATGGAGGCGCGAAACATGGACAAATTGCGCATCGGCATCATCGGTGCGGGGCGCATCGGCAAGCTGCACGCCGAAAACCTGTGCCGTTACCCGCATGCCCGCCTGGTGGCGGTGGCGGACGTGGCCGCCGACCGCCTGCGGGACTGGGCCGCGCAATGGGACATCCCGCGCGTGACCGCCGACTACCGGGACATCCTTGCCGACGACGCCGTCGACGCCGTGTTCATCTGCACGCCCACCGACACCCATGCTGCCTTGGTCCAGGAGGCGGCGGCGGCGGGGAAACACATCTTTTGCGAGAAGCCGGTCAGCCTCGACCTGGGGCAGACCCGCGCGGCCCTGGCGGCGGTTCGCGCGGCGGGGGTCAAGCTGATGGTCGGGTTCAACCGCCGGTTTGACCCCACTTTTCAGCGGCTGCGGGAGTGGGTTCGGGAGGGGAAGGTGGGATGCCCCCATGTCGTAAAAATCACCTCGCGCGACCCCGCGCCGCCGCCGGCCGACTACATCCGCGCGTCGGGCGGGCTCTTTCTCGACCTGACCATCCACGATTTTGATCTGGCCCGTTTCCTGATGGACAGCGAGGTGGAGGAGGTGTATGCCGCGGGAGGGGTCTTCGTCGATCCCGCCTTCGCCCAGTACGGCGATGTGGACACGGCGGTGGTGACGCTGCGGTTTCAAAACGGGGCCCTCGGGGTGATCGACAACAGCCGGCAGGCCGTTTTCGGGTACGACCAGCGGGTGGAGGTGTTCGGCTCGGCCGGGTGCGTCGCCGCAGACAACGCCTTTCCCACCACCGCCCAAGCCCTCACCGCTCTTGGCGTGGAACGCGACAAGCCGCATCGGTTTTTCCTGGAGCGCTACCGCGAGGCCTACTTCCTCGAGGCGGAGGCCTTCGTGGACTCCGTGCTGCACGACAAGCCGGTTCCGGTGAGCGGCGAGGACGGCCTGCAGGCGGAGCGGGTCGCCCATGCCGCCAAACGGTCGCTTGCCGAAAAGCGGCCGGTGAAGGTGGCCGAAGTCGGCTTTGAAGCGGAGATGCCTTCCATGTGAACGGGGGTGGGGACGTGAACGGGCTGCGGTTTGACCCGACCAAACCGCTCGATGTGATCGCCCTGGGCCGGCTGTGCATCGACCTGAACGCCAACGAGACGGGCCGACCGCTGGAGGATGTGGTCACCTTTACGCGGTACCTCGGCGGCTCGCCGGCCAACATCGCCGTGGGCGCCGCGCGGCTCGGCCTGAAGACGGGCTTCATCGGCAAGGTGGCCGACGATCCCTTCGGGCGGTTCATCGTCCGCTACCTGCGCGAGGCCGGCATCGACACGTCCGGCGTGGTCACGGACGCGCCGGGCAGCGTCACGGGGCTCACCTTTACGGAGATGAAAAGCCCCGAAGAAGGGCGCATCTACATGTACCGGGAGAACGTGGCCGATCTCAATCTGGCGCCGAACGAGGTGTCCGAGGAGTACCTTGGATCCACCAAAGCGCTGCTCATCTCCGGGACGGCGCTGGCCCGGAGCCCGTCGCGCGAGGCCGTGTTCGTGGCCCTGGACTACGCCCGTCGCCACGGCGCGGTGGTCGTCTTCGACCTCGACTACCGCCCGTACACGTGGTCGTCGCCCGAGGAGACGGCGGTGT
The Calditerricola satsumensis genome window above contains:
- the iolD gene encoding 3D-(3,5/4)-trihydroxycyclohexane-1,2-dione acylhydrolase (decyclizing), which codes for MKTVRLTMAQALLKFLNNQYVSIDGEERKFVRGVFGIFGHGNVTGIGQALEDDPHGLPYFQGKNEQGMAHAAIAYAKQKNRLEIFACTTSIGPGALNMVTAAAVATVNRIPLLLLPGDVFACRQPDPVLQQIEDPTDYTVTANDAFKPVSRYWDRIERPEQLMTAALHAMRVLTDPAETGTVTLCLPQDVQAEAYDYPVSFFDKRVHVIERRPLTAAARERAVNLIRRKKRPILIAGGGVHYSLALKELAAFAEAFHIPVAETQAGKSALPHDHPLNVGGIGVTGSRAANLLAKEADLVIAVGTRLTDFTTSSKWLFQNPDVEILSINVSPFDAVKLDATPAVADAKEALAALTDALRAVGYRSGYAEGEIRRLKAQWDDEVDRLYAWEHPDGLTQTRALGVINEALDEDAIIVAAAGGLPGDLHRLWRCRKPKTYHLEYGFSCMGYEVCGALGVKMAEPDREVYALVGDGSYLMLHSELVTSLQEGLKITVLLFDNGGYQCIHGLQKAHGSRGFGNEFRLRDAETGRLTGPYLAIDYAQHARALGAKAYTARTTDELREALERAKGETVSTLIHIHVLPETGTGAYEAWWRVGVAEASDNPHVCAAHEAMRRRVDEARRW
- the iolE gene encoding myo-inosose-2 dehydratase encodes the protein MAEAVPFKWGVSPINWANEDLPELGDRYTGEAILRDMARLGFQGTEFSRKFPRDASQLKALLARYGLVLASQWKWVRFCDPQRREAELAALAAHIAFLDAMGCRHVIVCEVTRSFQDAAYREAPREARQLSDAEWAHLVDGLHEAGRLCRAQGMRLVYHHHADTAVETPEAIGRLLAHTDPERVSLLLDTGHAVYGGGDPLDLLRRYGDRIAYVHFKDVRRAVLERVRADGLPFLEAVRQGVFTVPGDGCIDFGPIVAELLARGYDGWVIVEAEQDPEQADPFVYAEKAQAYLRALLADARRSAG
- the iolB gene encoding 5-deoxy-glucuronate isomerase, giving the protein MAKRKHLPDLIVKSRPTPDETGCVVNVTPETAGWAYVGFAVYRLAEGQTLRYDTADREACLVFVAGRAAVRAGDAAWPEVGERMSPFDGPPHAVYVPPRTAVHLEALTDVEVAVCTAPGRGTHPPRRIGPDDVAVEVRGEGVTERRIHHILPETAPADSLLVVEVLTPAGHWSSWPPHKHDRHDPPRETALEETYYYKIRPQQGFAIQRVYTADGALDATLTVRDGETVLVPCGYHPVAAPPGSDVYYLNVMAGPVRQWRIRFDPDYEGLLEGSMPRE
- a CDS encoding LacI family DNA-binding transcriptional regulator, coding for MKPTIYDVAREAGVSIATVSKILNGKGKISPSTRRRVLEAIERLGYQPNLLASALTGKRTQTLALLVPDVANPFFAEVARSVEDRGRALGFTVILCSTDNQDDRLARYLAVLKQKRVDGLIIGTGVEDLRLLAELKEEGLPFTLIARDLPSLPVTSVRVDDFVGGYLAAQHLVELGHRKMAVLTESLKVMSSRERVRGFRQALEEAGVPFPEEAVYTCAARVDDGRRKALAVLAAADPPTAIFAGNDLIAIGVLQAAKETGMAVPDDLSVVGFDNTVLATICDPPLTTVAQPIEEMGKQVVDWLVRELNGEADVKQRVILRPELIVRASTAPPRR
- a CDS encoding sugar ABC transporter ATP-binding protein; amino-acid sequence: MPILRMQNIHKAFAGNPVLRGVNFEVKAGEVHALLGENGAGKSTLIKILTGVYQKDAGEIWWEGRVVEINTPVDAMRLGIATIYQELNLVPHLTVYENLFLGQEVRRTKHLPFLNKTYMRRRAIECLRLLGQPLDPDAPVSTLGIGQQQLVEIAKALVRDAKLIIMDEPTASLSEAEVEQLFTTIDALRAKGVAFVYISHRLEEIRRIGDRVTILRDGQTLATHDAKRVPTDTIIEQMVGRKLEEKFPKKRFIRGAEGLRVENLKRKGAQHAVSFVAYQGEILGIAGLVGAGRTELARAIFGVDPVESGKVFVFGQEVHIRSPADAIRAGIAFITEDRKREGLFLDQPLPFNVTIASLPSFKNRVLLSRSKIKETTERYMRELRVRPFKSELSARKLSGGNQQKIVIAKWLCTKAKVFLFDEPTRGIDVGAKVEVYHLINALVDNGAVVILISSELPELLGMCDRILVMHEGRIVADLPREEATQEKIMKAATGGMTR
- a CDS encoding sugar ABC transporter substrate-binding protein, producing MKRVLSLLLVLAMAGLAGCSGSPTGGDTAGGPKEGGGDKPEIVVVLKTVSSQYWKFVEAGAKKAFADLGVSGKVIGPASEVQVMEQVNMLEDVLSQNPDALVVAPTQPSTAIPVFEKYKEKGIPVILIDTDAGWPDQTTFIGTDNTTAGMQGGKLLSSMLQPGDKVALISGALGNPATDARIKGAKEVLEKAGMVVVAEQPADSDKAKAMAVMENILQTTPDVKGVFCANDDMALGALRAIEAKGLKIPVIGTDGTIEAVEAILAGSLAGTVAQRPFDMGYKGVEAALKVVKGETIPKRVTVGVDLITRENAKEKLEFLKQIEK
- the iolG gene encoding inositol 2-dehydrogenase, which encodes MDKLRIGIIGAGRIGKLHAENLCRYPHARLVAVADVAADRLRDWAAQWDIPRVTADYRDILADDAVDAVFICTPTDTHAALVQEAAAAGKHIFCEKPVSLDLGQTRAALAAVRAAGVKLMVGFNRRFDPTFQRLREWVREGKVGCPHVVKITSRDPAPPPADYIRASGGLFLDLTIHDFDLARFLMDSEVEEVYAAGGVFVDPAFAQYGDVDTAVVTLRFQNGALGVIDNSRQAVFGYDQRVEVFGSAGCVAADNAFPTTAQALTALGVERDKPHRFFLERYREAYFLEAEAFVDSVLHDKPVPVSGEDGLQAERVAHAAKRSLAEKRPVKVAEVGFEAEMPSM
- the iolC gene encoding 5-dehydro-2-deoxygluconokinase, producing the protein MNGLRFDPTKPLDVIALGRLCIDLNANETGRPLEDVVTFTRYLGGSPANIAVGAARLGLKTGFIGKVADDPFGRFIVRYLREAGIDTSGVVTDAPGSVTGLTFTEMKSPEEGRIYMYRENVADLNLAPNEVSEEYLGSTKALLISGTALARSPSREAVFVALDYARRHGAVVVFDLDYRPYTWSSPEETAVYYKLAAEKSDVVIGTREEFDRLERFDPPSRGDDETTARRLFAHRARLVIVKHGKAGSVAYTRNGQRVVGPVFPARVVKPFGAGDAYAAALLYDLLRGWALERCLTYGSAAAAIVISRHSCSDAMPTAEEIEAYIRQVQSGQGAGA